One region of Vitis vinifera cultivar Pinot Noir 40024 chromosome 1, ASM3070453v1 genomic DNA includes:
- the LOC100249076 gene encoding CLAVATA3/ESR (CLE)-related protein 27, which translates to MSFASGRRIMFSSLVVLLIISLLHIWLCCDCQAGAMRIFPGNGVGEEKGRHQMKARKSNEDLFRKFFNGRAFAFNRTAKGFDESKRRVPSCPDPLHNKQKTGGILVS; encoded by the exons ATGTCGTTTGCAAGCGGCAGGAGAATCATGTTCTCTTCTCTGGTGGTTCTGTTGATCATCTCGCTGCTCCATATTTGGCTCTGCTGCGACTGCCAAGCTGGGGCGATGCGGATTTTTCCCGGAAACGGCGTCGGAGAGGAGAAAGGGAGACACCAAATGAAAGCTAGGAAGAGCAATGAGGATTTGTTCCGCAAGTTCTTCAATGGAAGAGCTTTTGCTTTTAACCGAACTGCAAAAGGATTTGACGAGAGCAAAAGAAGAGTACCCAGTTGCCCAGATCCTCTTCATAACAA GCAGAAAACCGGGGGTATTTTGGTATCTTAA
- the LOC100266248 gene encoding uncharacterized protein LOC100266248, translating into MNQYCALAACEEMRRSVPASERRAPVVCPKPRRLGLLNATIVDPLRPIRWHLSNQTELSDSKSGTDLLDIILAKGGYGAESCTQVASSPPFFSGSPPSRVANPLIQDARFGDEKLNPISPPLVSVPSGLSSSPSSSARKGGCIRANFGNNPAVRIEGFDCLDRDRRNCSIPALA; encoded by the exons ATGAATCAATACTGCGCATTGGCAGCTTGTGAAGAAATGAGGCGCTCTGTGCCTGCATCAGAGAGGAGAGCTCCGGTGGTTTGCCCCAAGCCTCGCCGTCTCGGTCTCTTGAATGCCACCATTGTCGACCCCCTCAGGCCCATTCGATGGCATCTCtc GAATCAAACGGAGCTTTCCGATTCAAAATCAGGGACTGATCTTCTGGACATCATCCTAGCAAAG GGTGGTTATGGTGCAGAATCTTGCACACAAGTAGCCTCGTCGCCCCCATTTTTCAGCGGGTCACCGCCGAGCAGAGTTGCTAACCCATTAATTCAAGACGCTCGATTCGGGGATGAGAAACTCAACCCCATCTCGCCGCCTTTGGTGTCGGTCCCCTCTGGCCTGTCATCCTCTCCATCTTCGTCTGCAAGGAAAGGAGGATGCATTAGGGCGAATTTTGGGAACAACCCGGCAGTGAGAATCGAGGGGTTCGATTGCCTGGACAGGGATAGGCGAAACTGCAGCATCCCTGCTCTTGCTTAG
- the LOC100243921 gene encoding uncharacterized protein LOC100243921 yields MGEGKGSTLVHLVVVVLSLVAFGFAVAAERRRSVGTIVTDDRNATYCVYNSDVATGYGVGGFLFLLTSESLLMGVTKCMCFGRPLAPGGNRAWSIIYFVSSWMTFLVAEACLIAGATKNAYHTKYRGMIYAQNFSCETLRKGVFIAGAVFVVATMILNVYYYMYFSKATDTQAVRKANRASSTVGMTGYA; encoded by the exons ATGGGAGAAGGAAAGGGTTCCACTCTAGTCCATCTAGTTGTGGTGGTTCTGAGTCTCGTCGCCTTTGGCTTTGCCGTTGCTGCTGAGCGCCGCAGAAGCGTC GGTACAATAGTTACAGATGATCGAAATGCTACCTACTGTGTTTACAACTCTGATGTTGCCACTGGCTATGGGGTGGGCGGATTCTTGTTCCTTCTGACAAGTGAATCACTACTCATGGGTGTGACAAAATGCATGTGTTTTGGGAGACCTTTAGCTCCTGGTGGAAATCGGGCTTGGTCCATCATCTATTTTGTCTCATCGTG GATGACTTTTCTGGTTGCAGAAGCATGTCTAATTGCAGGTGCAACCAAGAATGCCTATCACACAAAGTATCGAGGAATGATTTATGCCCAGAACTTCTCCTGTGAAACATTGCGGAAGGGTGTTTTTATTGCTGGAGCAGTGTTTGTGGTTGCGACAATGATTCTCAATGTCTATTACTACATGTACTTTTCAAAAGCTACTGATACTCAAGCAGTCCGCAAAGCAAATCGTGCAAGCTCGACTGTTGGAATGACTGGGTATGCATAG
- the LOC104878581 gene encoding uncharacterized protein LOC104878581: MKRQRNMVKVPKSRDGENHVKVHKYGVGKTKKRVKEEVGKVEDEKRDDRESIAVALESAVAWEEEPWMLSGVVDEQMSWGLLWFPCWDMEFMGDAYNQLYSDVVWEDDVWNLKSITEIPNP; the protein is encoded by the coding sequence ATGAAGAGACAACGAAATATGGTGAAAGTTCCCAAGTCGAGAGATGGAGAGAATCACGTTAAAGTGCACAAGTATGGGGTGGGGAAGACGAAGAAGAGAGTGAAGGAGGAGGTGGGGAAGGTGGAAGACGAGAAGAGGGATGACAGAGAATCCATTGCGGTGGCGCTGGAGAGTGCAGTGGCATGGGAGGAGGAGCCATGGATGTTGAGTGGGGTGGTGGATGAGCAGATGTCATGGGGGTTGTTGTGGTTCCCTTGCTGGGACATGGAGTTCATGGGTGATGCTTATAATCAACTTTATAGTGATGTTGTTTGGGAAGACGATGTTTGGAACTTGAAGAGCATAACAGAAATCCCAAATCCATGA
- the LOC100268043 gene encoding large ribosomal subunit protein uL15c, protein MAALLSVSSAPSSRTPLFLHHPSSPFKGNVRNLKANPCQFLTIKLEVKEKVRKSGVVVASQGSPSSVVDNVRFRLDNLGPQPGSRKKAKRKGRGISAGQGNSCGFGMRGQKSRSGPGVMKGFEGGQMPLYRRIPKLRGIAGGMHAGLPKYVPVNLKDIEAAGFQEGEEVSLDSLKKKGLINPSGRERRLPLKILGAGDLSVKLNIKARAFSSSAKEKLEAAGCSITVLPGRKKWLKPSVIKNLARAEEYFAKKRAAAEQASS, encoded by the exons ATGGCAGCTCTACTCTCCGTCTCCTCTGCTCCTTCGTCCAGAACACCTCTCTTTCTGCATCACCCTTCTTCTCCATTCAAG GGAAATGTGAGAAATCTCAAGGCAAACCCATGTCAATTTCTGACTATCAAGCTCGAGGTAAAGGAAAAAGTGAGAAAATCTGGAGTGGTTGTTGCGAGCCAAGGTTCTCCGTCTTCGGTTGTTGATAATGTTCGGTTTCGGCTGGATAATTTGGGGCCACAACCAGGGTCGAGGAAGAAAGCCAAGAGAAAGGGAAGGGGTATATCAGCGGGACAAGGGAACAGTTGTGGGTTTGGGATGAGGGGTCAGAAATCGAGGTCTGGTCCTGGGGTAATGAAGGGCTTCGAGGGCGGCCAGATGCCCCTTTACCGGCGAATCCCCAAATTGCGAGGAATTGCGGGAG GTATGCATGCGGGTTTACCTAAATATGTCCCTGTGAACTTAAAAGACATAGAAGCAGCTGGATTTCAAGAAGGTGAAGAGGTATCACTGGATTCTTTGAAGAAGAAGGGTTTGATCAACCCATCAGGAAGAGAAAGGAGACTCCCTTTGAAG ATTCTAGGTGCTGGGGACCTAAGTGTGAAGCTAAATATAAAGGCCCGTGCCTTCTCATCGTCAGCAAAGGAGAAGCTCGAGGCTGCTGGTTGTTCTATCACAGTACTACCAGGCCGGAAGAAGTGGCTAAAGCCATCAGTTATTAAGAATCTTGCACGTGCTGAAGAATATTTTGCCAAGAAAAGAGCTGCAGCAGAACAAGCTTCTTCTTGA